The following coding sequences are from one Panicum hallii strain FIL2 chromosome 5, PHallii_v3.1, whole genome shotgun sequence window:
- the LOC112892335 gene encoding uncharacterized protein LOC112892335 — MEGDDIFATMDSLWFYSSVLLQPPSKHKQRECAEELQPTQQQDSAETTSGSSGQAPNGVKEAAVATERRAAAATAEPRAAARCLRDREWDERMVAWQKEQRRRTRVAAAARCSQARMPPPGEGVAMKAHLRSWAHAVACSVR; from the coding sequence ATGGAAGGAGACGACATCTTCGCGACCATGGATTCCCTGTGGTTCTACTCCAGCGTCCTCCTCCAGCCGCCTTCCAAGCACAAGCAGAGAgagtgcgcagaggagctgcaGCCCACACAGCAGCAGGATTCAGCAGAGACGACCAGCGGTAGCTCTGGCCAGGCTCCCAACGGCGTCAAGGAGGCAGCGGTGGCAACGGagcgcagagcggcggcggcaacggCGGAGCCCAGAGCGGCTGCGAGGTGCCTCAGGGACAGGGAGTGGGATGAGCGCATGGTTGCTTGGCAGAAGGAGCAGAGGCGGCGGACGCGCGTCGCTGCGGCGGCCCGGTGCTCGCAGGCGCGGATGCCGCCGCCCGGGGAAGGCGTGGCCATGAAGGCGCACCTCAGGTCCTGGGCTCACGCTGTCGCGTGCTCCGTCAGATAA
- the LOC112892333 gene encoding chaperone protein dnaJ C76, chloroplastic codes for MAPLLSPPLLADSVTKFHAASTAVPCSGSSQRYAITGLVGAGRGGRHRCRRTWGRRGLRVVVVAAESRSSEGGVAEDYYAVLGVMPDATPKQIKKAYYNCMKSCHPDLSGNDPDVTNFCMFINEVYTVLTDPIQRAVYDEIHGYAATATNPFLDDSAPRDHVFVDEFSCIGCKNCANVCSKVFQIEEDFGRARVYDQSGDIELIEEAIESCPVDCIHWTSAAQLSLLEDEMRRVERVNVGLMLAGMGGSIDVFRMASSRWEKRQAKVLEKVRRRMSQDDSSKGGSWSDIWGAPTRYQKNEEEAKERAKRAAAAARRWREYSRKGADKPPTFKLPEAVSNKE; via the exons ATGGCTCCTCTCCTTTCCCCACCGCTGCTCGCGGACTCCGTCACCAAGTTCCATGCGGCCTCAACGGCGGTCCCCTGCTCCGGCAGCTCACAGCGATATGCCATCACGGGGTTGGTCGGGGCCGGAAGAGGAGGCCGTCACCGGTGTCGGAGGACGTGGGGAAGGAGGGGCTTGAGGGTGGTAGTGGTGGCAGCGGAGTCCCGCAGCTCGGAGGGGGGCGTCGCTGAAGATTATTACGCTGTTCTTGGCGTG ATGCCAGATGCAACACCTAAGCAGATCAAGAAAGCGTACTACAATTGTATGAAGTCATGCCATCCTGATCTTAGTGGGAACGACCCTGATGTGACGAATTTCTGCATGTTTATCAATGAGGTTTACACG GTGCTTACCGATCCCATCCAGCGGGCGGTGTATGATGAGATCCATGGATACGCTGCGACTGCAACCAACCCTTTCTTGGATGACAGTGCACCCCGGGATCACGTGTTTGTCGATGAGTTTAGCTGCATAG GATGCAAGAACTGTGCTAATGTGTGCTCTAAGGTCTTTCAAATTGAGGAAGATTTTGGACGGGCAAGAGTTTATGACCAGTCAGGCGACATAGAACTGATTGAAGAAGCTATTGAGAGCTG TCCAGTTGACTGCATTCATTGGACTTCAGCTGCACAACTTTCGCTCCTTGAGGATGAAATGCGCAGAGTAGAGAGAGTAAAT GTTGGATTGATGCTTGCTGGGATGGGAGGTTCAATTGATGTGTTCCGGATG GCAAGTTCACGCTGGGAGAAAAGACAAGCCAAAGTCCTG GAAAAGGTGAGAAGGCGGATGAGCCAAGATGATTCCAGTAAGGGCGGCTCATGGAGTGATATCTGGGGAGCACCAACGAGATACCAGAAGAACG AGGAGGAGGCAAAGGAGAGAGCAAAGCGAGCTGCGGctgcggcgaggaggtggcgagAGTACTCAAGGAAAGGCGCCGACAAGCCCCCCACATTCAAACTTCCAGAGGCAGTGTCCAACAAGGAGTGA